The Anguilla anguilla isolate fAngAng1 chromosome 19, fAngAng1.pri, whole genome shotgun sequence genome has a segment encoding these proteins:
- the LOC118219057 gene encoding nuclear factor 7, brain-like, which translates to MAFPSTPLSERQLHCTVCQEVFTDPVCTPCGHTFCKACLRGFWEGSSACHCPLCKKSFEGPLDLSVNAVLAQITQDFKRRAPEAPRGGAKRRAEEPLLPPCEGDAQSRPADDLPGDPPLHLRDGTCAKHQQPLELFCSSDRACVCALCAEDDHGGHATAPLKRAWLRTRDELRAQVLRARQDVLDRQKKMEELKRRTRLSQEDSEKELKEGQQVLRALLRSVQECQAELPEVIEGKQRAVESRAQSLLEELEQEVRELKPRKAQLMQLLRCQDHMHVLQSFPSQPATPCYKDWDKVMVYTDLCVGTVRSVLSPLQETLGGKLRELMDAEFKKVRCYADDVTLDPLTAQQNLSVSENGKEVHYHCWTQAVADSPERFDVVCNVLGKERFTSGRHYWEVQVERKTSWYLGVVTASIGRKGKMFLQPKNGLWLLHLKEGKILKALDSPPVELSQSSGLKRVGVYVDYEEGQISFYNAEAGSHMYSFTGNTFTEELCLLLNPQAPDGVPMILSPVFQTE; encoded by the coding sequence ATGGCTTTCCCCAGCACCCCCCTCTCCGAGCGGCAGCTCCACTGCACCGTGTGCCAGGAAGTCTTTACCGACCCCGTCTGCACGCCCTGTGGGCACACTTTCTGTAAAGCTTGTttgagaggattctgggaaggcAGCAGCGCGTGTCATTGTCCGTTGTGCAAGAAGAGTTTTGAAGGCCCGCTGGATCTCAGCGTGAATGCTGTTTTGGCCCAGATCACCCAGGATTTCAAGAGGCGAGCACCGGAAGCTCCCAGAGGGGGGGCCAAGCGCAGGGCGGAGGAGCCGCTGCTGCCGCCCTGCGAGGGCGACGCCCAGTCTCGCCCTGCGGACGACCTGCCGGGGGACCCCCCGCTCCACCTGCGCGACGGCACCTGTGCCAAACACCAGCAGCCCCTGGAGCTCTTCTGCAGCAGCGACCgcgcgtgtgtctgcgcgcTGTGTGCGGAGGACGACCACGGGGGTCACGCCACCGCGCCCCTGAAGAGGGCGTGGCTCCGCACACGGGACGAGCTGAGGGCCCAGGTGCTGCGGGCCAGGCAGGACGTCCTGGACCGGCAGAAAAAGATGGAGGAGCTCAAACGGCGGACGAGGCTGAGCCAGGAGGACTCAGagaaggagctgaaggaggGCCAGCAGGTCCTGCGCGCTCTCCTGCGCTCCGTACAGGAATGCCAGGCCGAGCTGCCGGAGGTGATCGAGGGGAAGCAGAGGGCGGTGGAGAGCAGGGCCCAAAGCCTCCTggaagagctggagcaggaggtCAGGGAGCTGAAGCCCAGAAAGGCGCAGCTGATGCAGCTCTTGCGCTGCCAGGACCACATGCACGTTCTACAGAGCTTCCCCTCCCAGCCAGCCACCCCGTGCTATAAGGACTGGGACAAGGTCATGGTCTACACTGACCTGTGTGTGGGCACAGTGAGGAGCGTGCTCTCTCCACTGCAGGAGACCCTCGGGGGAAAGCTGAGGGAGCTGATGGATGCCGAGTTTAAAAAAGTTAGATGTTACGCTGACGATGTGACGCTGGACCCCCTTACCGCACAACAGAACTTATCCGTGTCCGAGAATGGAAAGGAGGTGCACTATCACTGCTGGACGCAAGCAGTCGCAGACAGCCCCGAGAGATTCGATGTTGTTTGTAATGTCCTGGGGAAAGAAAGATTCACTTCAGGAAGACACTACTGGGAAGTGCAAGTGGAGCGAAAGACATCCTGGTATTTGGGAGTTGTCACGGCGTCTATTGGCAGGAAGGGGAAAATGTTTCTTCAACCGAAAAATGGTCTCTGGCTACTGCATCTAAAAGAAGGGAAGATTCTCAAAGCTCTCGATAGCCCTCCTGTGGAGCTCAGTCAGAGTTCAGGGCTAAAAAGggttggtgtgtatgtggattATGAGGAGGGTCAGATCTCCTTTTACAACGCGGAGGCCGGATCTCATATGTACTCTTTCACAGGGAACACCTTTACTGAGGAACTCTGTTTGCTGTTGAATCCACAAGCACCTGATGGAGTCCCAATGatcctctctcctgtctttcAGACTGAATAG